In Acidaminococcus timonensis, one DNA window encodes the following:
- the thrB gene encoding homoserine kinase produces MMENGKVTVRVPATSANCGPGFDCLGLACTLYNEFTYERLPLEQGVQVVSEGQGSGQLPEGRSNLAAQSFFALWEKLKQPKTGLKITCRIRVPVSRGLGSSSTAIVAGLTAANALAGNPLTKAELVTEATKIEGHPDNVAPAILGGITVNVMEGGRVESLKIALARPLKLVVLVPDMPLPTSKARAALPRTVPHKDAVYNASRAALLVGSLMSGDYEFLTTALEDRLHQPYRLPLIPGAKEALEAARKAGAYNGIISGAGSTLMAYVPQDGDPMKVGKAMEEPFKKRNIGTTIHLLEIDSEGAKVM; encoded by the coding sequence ATGATGGAAAATGGGAAAGTGACGGTGCGGGTACCGGCCACCTCGGCCAACTGCGGCCCCGGCTTCGACTGCCTGGGACTGGCCTGCACCCTGTATAATGAGTTTACCTATGAACGGCTGCCTCTGGAGCAGGGAGTCCAGGTGGTCAGCGAGGGCCAGGGATCCGGGCAGCTGCCGGAAGGACGGTCCAACCTGGCCGCCCAGTCCTTTTTCGCCCTGTGGGAGAAGCTGAAACAGCCGAAAACCGGGCTGAAGATCACCTGCAGGATCCGGGTGCCCGTTTCCCGGGGCCTGGGGAGCAGCTCCACGGCCATTGTGGCCGGGCTGACGGCGGCCAATGCCCTGGCAGGGAATCCCCTGACGAAGGCGGAACTGGTTACGGAAGCCACCAAAATCGAGGGCCACCCTGACAATGTGGCACCGGCTATTTTGGGCGGCATCACGGTGAACGTGATGGAAGGCGGCAGGGTGGAAAGTCTGAAGATCGCCCTGGCCAGGCCCCTGAAACTGGTGGTGCTGGTGCCGGATATGCCGCTGCCCACCAGCAAGGCACGGGCGGCTCTGCCCAGGACCGTGCCTCATAAGGATGCAGTGTACAACGCCAGCCGGGCGGCACTTCTGGTAGGGAGCCTGATGAGCGGAGATTATGAGTTTTTGACCACGGCGCTGGAAGACCGGCTGCACCAGCCCTATCGGCTGCCCCTGATCCCCGGGGCGAAGGAAGCCCTGGAAGCTGCCCGGAAAGCCGGTGCCTACAACGGCATCATCTCCGGAGCGGGCTCCACGCTGATGGCTTATGTGCCCCAGGACGGGGACCCCATGAAGGTGGGCAAAGCCATGGAAGAGCCGTTCAAAAAAAGAAATATCGGGACCACCATCCATCTGCTGGAAATCGACAGCGAAGGAGCGAAGGTGATGTGA
- the plsY gene encoding glycerol-3-phosphate 1-O-acyltransferase PlsY, with translation MDYLWSALIGYLLGSISSGLLLVKWVCGIDIRDYGSHNIGATNVFRTVGARMASFVLLGDLLKGVLALYMVNHFVSGELPVLLVCAVAAIAGHSFSWMCGFKGGKGVATGLGILLYLMPEVALFSLTIWLATVFVTRYVSLGSILAAIAAPLSAWYLGYDWRLVVFVSLCAIMVVARHYQNILRLKNGTESKIRQGHLKK, from the coding sequence ATGGACTATCTATGGAGTGCACTCATCGGGTATCTGCTGGGATCCATCTCCAGCGGCCTGCTGCTGGTGAAATGGGTCTGCGGCATCGACATCCGAGACTACGGCAGCCATAACATCGGGGCCACCAATGTGTTCCGCACAGTGGGCGCCCGGATGGCTTCCTTTGTACTGCTGGGGGACCTGCTGAAAGGGGTCCTGGCCCTGTACATGGTGAACCATTTCGTCTCCGGGGAGCTGCCGGTGCTTCTGGTGTGCGCCGTAGCCGCCATTGCGGGTCACAGCTTCTCCTGGATGTGCGGCTTCAAGGGGGGCAAGGGAGTGGCCACGGGCCTGGGCATCCTGCTGTATCTGATGCCTGAAGTGGCGCTGTTTTCCCTGACCATCTGGCTGGCCACCGTATTCGTAACCCGGTACGTGTCCCTGGGATCCATTCTGGCAGCCATTGCGGCGCCCCTGTCCGCCTGGTACCTGGGGTATGACTGGCGGCTGGTGGTATTCGTCAGCCTGTGCGCCATCATGGTGGTGGCCCGCCATTACCAGAATATCCTTCGGCTGAAGAACGGCACGGAGAGCAAGATCAGGCAGGGGCATTTGAAAAAATGA
- a CDS encoding homoserine dehydrogenase, with protein sequence MANKKKQINIGLLGAGTVGGGVILVLNQNRDLITERVGCPICIKKVLARHPDKVRALDPKLATTDKIDDIIGDPDIDIVVELMGREHPALEYMEAALKAGKNVVTANKDVVATHGKELFELAARNHVDFLFEAAVAGGIPIIRPLKESLAANKVTKIMGIINGTTNYMLTKMTQEHMDFAEVLKEAQDKGYAESDPTADVGGFDAARKIAILASIAFNSRVSLDDVYVEGIDKISSRDIEYASELGYVIKLLGIAKQKDGKGISARVHPTMLRKDHPLATVNDVFNAVYVEGQPIGEAMFFGRGAGRMPTASAVCGDIIESTRNIQAGCTGRVGCTCYEHKPMLPPEEIISPCYIRMLVEDQPGVWATIAKAFGDSKVSLNTVVQKRSLGNLAEIVVITYGVSEFDLRRASEALSKLSCVARICNIIRVEDDQLA encoded by the coding sequence ATGGCAAACAAAAAGAAACAGATCAACATTGGACTGCTGGGGGCAGGCACTGTTGGCGGTGGCGTGATCCTGGTGCTGAACCAGAACCGGGACCTGATCACGGAACGGGTGGGCTGCCCCATCTGCATCAAAAAGGTGCTGGCCCGTCATCCGGACAAAGTCCGGGCCCTGGATCCCAAACTGGCTACCACGGACAAGATCGATGACATCATTGGCGATCCGGACATCGACATCGTGGTGGAACTGATGGGCCGGGAGCATCCGGCACTGGAATACATGGAGGCCGCCCTGAAGGCCGGCAAGAATGTGGTCACCGCCAACAAGGATGTGGTGGCCACCCACGGCAAGGAACTGTTCGAACTGGCGGCCCGGAACCATGTGGACTTCCTGTTTGAAGCCGCTGTGGCCGGCGGTATCCCCATCATCCGGCCCCTGAAGGAAAGCCTGGCTGCCAACAAGGTCACCAAGATCATGGGCATCATCAACGGCACCACCAACTACATGCTCACCAAGATGACCCAGGAGCATATGGACTTTGCGGAAGTGCTGAAGGAAGCCCAGGACAAGGGCTACGCCGAAAGCGACCCCACCGCCGACGTGGGCGGGTTCGATGCCGCCCGGAAAATCGCCATCCTGGCTTCCATTGCCTTCAACAGCCGGGTCAGCCTGGACGATGTATATGTGGAAGGCATCGACAAGATCTCTTCCCGGGATATTGAATACGCCAGCGAGCTGGGCTATGTGATCAAGCTGCTGGGGATCGCCAAGCAGAAGGACGGGAAGGGCATCAGTGCCAGGGTCCATCCCACCATGCTGCGGAAGGATCACCCCCTGGCCACGGTCAACGATGTGTTCAACGCCGTGTACGTGGAAGGCCAGCCCATCGGCGAGGCCATGTTCTTCGGCCGGGGCGCCGGACGGATGCCCACGGCCAGCGCCGTGTGCGGAGATATCATCGAAAGCACCCGGAACATCCAGGCCGGCTGCACCGGCCGGGTGGGCTGTACCTGCTACGAGCACAAGCCCATGCTGCCGCCGGAGGAGATCATCTCTCCCTGCTACATCCGGATGCTGGTGGAAGATCAGCCCGGTGTCTGGGCCACCATCGCCAAAGCCTTCGGGGACAGCAAGGTCAGCCTGAACACGGTTGTGCAGAAACGGTCCCTGGGGAACCTGGCGGAAATCGTGGTGATCACCTACGGGGTGTCCGAGTTCGATCTGCGCAGAGCCTCCGAAGCCCTGAGCAAGCTGAGCTGTGTGGCACGGATCTGCAATATCATCCGCGTAGAAGACGACCAGCTGGCTTGA
- a CDS encoding ACT domain-containing protein produces MAINKDDSKIDKKSEFYLVKEEILPEAIKKTILVKEILKRGKMKTVNEAVNKVGLSRSAYYKYKDYVFPFYDASKEKVITISLLLEHKPGVLSSVLNTIAADGGSVITINQGVPLQGVANTTIAVETKYLNIDMEALLDKLRLIDGVKRLDVLGQVD; encoded by the coding sequence ATGGCAATCAACAAAGACGACAGCAAAATTGACAAGAAATCAGAGTTTTACCTGGTGAAAGAGGAAATCCTTCCCGAAGCCATCAAAAAGACCATTCTGGTCAAGGAAATCCTGAAACGGGGCAAGATGAAGACCGTCAACGAGGCGGTGAACAAGGTGGGACTGAGCCGGAGCGCCTACTACAAATATAAGGACTATGTGTTCCCCTTCTACGATGCCAGCAAGGAAAAGGTCATCACCATTTCCCTGCTGCTGGAACACAAACCGGGTGTGCTCAGCAGCGTACTGAATACCATTGCGGCTGACGGCGGAAGCGTGATCACCATCAACCAGGGAGTGCCTCTGCAGGGCGTGGCCAATACCACCATCGCCGTGGAGACCAAGTACCTGAACATCGACATGGAAGCCCTGCTGGACAAGCTGCGGCTCATCGACGGTGTAAAGCGCCTGGATGTGCTGGGACAGGTGGACTAA
- a CDS encoding NAD(P)H-dependent glycerol-3-phosphate dehydrogenase, which produces MKLSVIGAGSWGTVLAQILADNGHTVHLWARNPEKAARIQESRCNADYLPDFTLNPAITVTGSLAEAVAGATVLVFVVPSKGMAAIARQVAEITDCRDTVLLTCTKGFDLATHKLMTEILEENFPRARAIAALSGPNLAREIAQKQPAATVIACRKLQEARFLQKCFMNGYFRPYTSTDLIGVELCGCVKNCIALVGGMLSGLGYGENAQAGLITRGLAELTRLGVKLGAHRATFFGLAGVGDLIATCTSPLSRNRSAGYALARGRTLEEITGGTKMVIEGINATPVVRELARNHQVEMPIIEQLYQVLFEKKQVTEAIRDLMKRSAKKE; this is translated from the coding sequence ATGAAATTATCGGTCATCGGGGCAGGTAGCTGGGGAACCGTCCTGGCCCAGATCCTGGCGGACAACGGGCACACCGTCCATCTGTGGGCCCGGAACCCGGAAAAAGCCGCCCGCATCCAGGAATCCCGCTGCAACGCAGACTACCTGCCCGATTTTACCCTGAATCCGGCCATTACCGTGACCGGCAGCCTGGCAGAAGCAGTCGCCGGTGCCACGGTGCTGGTCTTTGTGGTGCCCAGCAAGGGCATGGCGGCCATTGCCCGGCAGGTGGCCGAGATCACCGACTGCCGGGATACGGTGCTTCTGACCTGCACCAAGGGCTTCGACCTGGCCACCCACAAACTGATGACGGAGATCCTGGAGGAGAACTTCCCCCGGGCCCGTGCCATTGCGGCCCTCAGCGGCCCCAACCTGGCCCGGGAGATCGCCCAGAAGCAGCCGGCGGCCACGGTGATCGCCTGCAGGAAGCTGCAGGAAGCCCGGTTCCTGCAGAAGTGTTTCATGAACGGGTACTTTCGGCCCTACACTTCCACCGACCTGATCGGGGTGGAACTGTGCGGATGTGTGAAGAACTGCATTGCCCTGGTGGGAGGGATGCTGTCCGGGCTGGGCTACGGAGAAAACGCCCAGGCCGGCCTGATTACCCGGGGCCTGGCCGAGCTGACCCGGCTGGGGGTGAAACTGGGGGCCCATCGGGCCACCTTCTTCGGGCTGGCCGGGGTGGGAGATTTGATCGCCACCTGCACCAGCCCGTTGAGCCGCAACCGGAGTGCCGGGTACGCCCTGGCCCGGGGCAGGACCCTGGAGGAGATCACCGGGGGTACGAAGATGGTCATCGAAGGGATCAACGCCACGCCGGTGGTGCGGGAACTGGCCCGGAATCACCAGGTGGAGATGCCCATCATCGAGCAGCTGTACCAGGTACTGTTTGAAAAGAAGCAGGTGACAGAGGCCATCCGGGATCTGATGAAGCGATCGGCCAAGAAAGAGTAA